A window of Caretta caretta isolate rCarCar2 chromosome 13, rCarCar1.hap1, whole genome shotgun sequence contains these coding sequences:
- the KLHL33 gene encoding kelch-like protein 33 — protein MWPGKGSEPAEEPGEEGDVPELRWELRSECHARQFFEAALELRRQGQLTDMTVTAGARRYQAHGVVLAAISSFFCQRLARRATGEVDVSPLATPCGWEAMLDFAYTGAFAAMPGTAGEVVAAAQALGVPRVVEICRRMGDGLEARSLDEEQWETLRSMEELYRAGVGCDLVLTTEGETFRAHQAALSCGCEYFRAMFCSGMREARQGADPLPTLMAPADLRLLLPFAYSGTVVGSWAELLGAAETALQYQASGLLVLCLEALQQKLSPARSLDLLAFARAYDLRPLGTAAQAYALANFDGVARCPGFPALPLAELLALLGSDELYVASEVDAFEAALLWLDADRTRRLPHAEAVLARVRFYLMGTRELRRVRAADLLAPPGRLYQLLVAAVADEGPCRVRTPAGALVICGGDGLAPSLATRRPARELLFAHRFHSGVGLVKQVEWRRLGQFPDGPRFRHAAAVLDNALYVLGGKHYYGVRDTLATAFRYDPAQDSWQSLADMPSARSSFPAVGVAGRIYALGGSSEDTYCTDGVQCYDPPADTWRPCSPLPAPLCGHAACTLDGSIYVSGGCDDSNEGRAWLLRLGPGGPPAQLAPMMEERAGHIMEALGGRLYVAGGLRWHDGGYTDQLACEVYSPSTDAWVRLNPLPQAHVGGASAVLQGELYVLGGYSQETYRDNHLVHAYQPGRGRWVTLGTLPQACADLRACVLLLPPALRGDPARLVPRHGTGQPLAPPHGVGTRPPTEQGTPLSPPWDRVPL, from the exons ATGTGGCCAGGCAAGGGGTCGGAGCCGGCTGAGGAGCCAGGTGAGGAGGGCGATGTGCCTGAGCTgcgctgggagctgcggagcGAGTGCCACGCCCGGCAGTTCTTCGAGGCAGCGTTGGAGCTGCGCAGGCAGGGCCAGCTGACGGACATGACAGTGACAGCTGGCGCCCGGAGGTACCAGGCCCATGGCGTGGTGCTGGCTGCCATCAGCTCCTTCTTCTGCCAGCGGCTGGCGCGCAGGGCCACCGGGGAAGTGGACGTGAGCCCACTGGCCACACCGTGTGGCTGGGAGGCCATGCTGGATTTCGCCTATACCGGGGCCTTTGCGGCCATGCCGGGCACGGCCGGGGAGGTGGTGGCTGCAGCTCAGGCCCTGGGTGTGCCTCGGGTGGTGGAGATCTGCCGGAGGATGGGGGACGGGCTGGAGGCCAGGAGCCTAGACGAGGAGCAGTGGGAGACGCTGCGGAGCATGGAGGAGCTGTACCGAGCCGGGGTGGGCTGCGACCTGGTGCTGACCACTGAAGGAGAGACCTTCCGAG ctcacCAGGCTGCCCTGAGCTGCGGCTGTGAGTACTTCCGGGCCATGTTCTGCAGTGGGATGCGGGAGGCGCGTCAGGGGGCCGACCCCCTGCCCACACTCATGGCCCCGGCCGACCTGCGCCTGCTGCTGCCCTTCGCCTACTCAGGGACAGTGGTGGGCAGCTGGGCCGAGCTCCTGGGTGCGGCTGAGACCGCCCTGCAGTACCAGGCCTCGGGGCTGCTGGTGCTGTGCCTGGAGGCCCTACAACAGAAGCTGAGCCCGGCCCGCAGCCTGGATCTGCTGGCTTTCGCCCGAGCCTACGACCTGCGCCCGCTGGGCACTGCTGCCCAGGCCTACGCCCTGGCCAATTTTGACGGGGTGGCGCGGTGCCCTGGCTTCCCGGCTCTGCCGCTGGCcgagctgctggccctgctgggCTCGGACGAGCTCTACGTGGCCAGCGAGGTGGACGCCTTTGAAGCTGCCCTGCTCTGGCTGGACGCCGACCGCACCCGCCGCCTGCCCCACGCTGAGGCCGTCCTGGCCCGAGTTCGCTTCTATCTGATGGGCACGCGGGAGCTGCGCCGGGTGCGGGCTGCGGACCTGCTGGCGCCGCCGGgccggctctaccagctgctggtggcagcagTGGCGGACGAGGGGCCCTGCCGTGTGCGCACCCCGGCCGGGGCCCTGGTGATCTGCGGGGGTGACGGGCTGGCGCCCAGCCTAGCCACCCGCCGCCCAGCCCGGGAGCTGTTGTTCGCCCACCGGTTCCACAGTGGTGTGGGGCTGGTCAAGCAGGTGGAGTGGAGGCGGCTAGGCCAGTTCCCAGACGGGCCACGGTTCCGCCACGCTGCCGCTGTGCTGGACAACGCGCTCTACGTGCTGGGCGGGAAGCACTACTACGGGGTGCGGGACACGCTGGCCACGGCGTTCCG GTACGATCCCGCGCAGGACTCCTGGCAGAGCCTGGCTGACATGCCCAGCGCCCGCAGCTCCTTCCCAGCCGTGGGAGTGGCCGGGCGGATTTACGCCCTGGGGGGCAGCTCTGAGGACACCTACTGCACGGATGGGGTGCAGTGCTACGACCCCCCTGCCGACACCTGGAG GCCGTGCTCCCCCCTGCCCGCCCCGCTTTGCGGCCACGCCGCCTGCACCTTGGACGGCAGCATCTACGTCTCGGGAGGCTGTGACGACTCCAATGAGGGCCGGGCCTGGCTGCTGCGGCTGGGCCCGgggggccccccagcccagctggcccCCATGATGGAGGAACGGGCTGGCCACATCATGGAGGCGCTGGGGGGGCGACTCTACGTGGCTGGGGGCTTGCGCTGGCACGATGGGGGCTATACCGACCAGCTGGCCTGCGAGGTCTACAGCCCCAGTACGGACGCCTGGGTCCGGCTGAACCCGCTGCCCCAGGCCCACGTGGGGGGCGCCTCGGCCGTCCTGCAGGGGGAGCTGTATGTGCTGGGGGGCTACAGCCAGGAGACCTACCGGGACAACCACCTGGTGCACGCCTACCAGCCGGGACGGGGGCGCTGGGTTACGCTGGgcaccctgccccaggcctgcgCTGACCTGCGGGCCTGCGTCCTGCTGCTGCCGCCTGCCCTGCGGGGGGACCCGGCCCGCCTGGTGCCCCGCCACGGGACCGGCCAGCCCCTGGCACCTCCGCACGGGGTGGGGACCCGGCCCCCCACCGAACAGGGGACCCCTCTGAGTCCCCCATGGGACAGGGTCCCCCTCTAA